A genome region from Myxocyprinus asiaticus isolate MX2 ecotype Aquarium Trade chromosome 12, UBuf_Myxa_2, whole genome shotgun sequence includes the following:
- the itm2ba gene encoding integral membrane protein 2Ba, with protein sequence MVKLAFNSALGQKDVKKEEKDEALIPQDVDVEDGLRVRQQSRAWCWCMCLGLAFILSGVVVGGAYLYRYYFIEEERMYFCGVNYREENYKMQDSHEESEMDLPAVLKRIEERVRVLEDDGVELINIPVPKFSDSDPADIVHDFNRRLTAYLDLRLNKCYVIPLNTSVVMPPKDFLELLVNIKAGTYLPQSYLVREKMIVTGKVEHVDQLGYFINGLCRGRDTYKLERRETVFGIEKREALNCLKIRHFENNFVMETLICEP encoded by the exons ATGGTAAAACTCGCGTTCAATTCAGCTCTCGGGCAGAAGGATGTGAAAAAGGAGGAGAAAGATGAAGCTTTGATCCCTCAGGATGTG gatgTGGAGGATGGTCTGCGTGTCAGGCAGCAGTCCAGGGCCTGGTGCTGGTGCATGTGTTTGGGTCTGGCCTTTATTCTGTCTGGCGTGGTGGTGGGCGGAGCTTACCTGTACAGGTATTACTTCATAGAG GAGGAGAGGATGTATTTCTGTGGTGTGAACTACCGTGAGGAGAATTACAAGATGCAGGATAGCCATGAGGAAAGTGAGATGGATTTGCCGGCCGTATTAAAGAGGATTGAAGAGAGAGTGAGGGTTCTGGAGGACGATGGAGTGGAGCTTATTAACATCCCGGTGCCCAAGTTCAGCGACAGCGACCCTGCTGACATCGTTCATGACTTCAACAGG AGACTGACAGCCTATCTGGATCTGCGTCTGAACAAATGCTACGTCATTCCGCTCAACACCTCTGTTGTGATGCCACCCAAAGACTTCTTGGAGCTGCTCGTCAACATCAAG GCTGGAACATACCTGCCACAGTCCTACCTGGTCCGTGAAAAGATGATAGTGACAGGAAAGGTGGAGCATGTGGATCAGCTGGGTTACTTCATCAACGGCCTCTGCAGAGGGAGGGACACCTACAAACTGGAGCGCAGAGAGACTGTTTTtg GTATCGAGAAGCGTGAGGCTCTCAACTGCCTCAAGATCCGCCACTTTGAGAACAATTTTGTGATGGAGACGCTGATCTGTGAGCCATAG